A window of Ruania suaedae contains these coding sequences:
- a CDS encoding restriction endonuclease → MSEPEPFVPSRHPKPVLVPQWEDAEEFAAWHMRSLGFTDALNTPAGTDGGVDVRAQGAVAQVKHHDKPVGSPDVQQLLGVSRRSETPIFYSLRGYTLAAIQSAADVVALFAYDIYGQAVPANPVAAALNERRSDQPDIVSDLRIRLRDTAAPHDQLAAMILIDDRREEVAVLDRAVSMACQASGLVGDSAARFALPDDVEVHLRAYYGLIMEDLAQMDAGFARTKREITRRRRNSLDVGTIQRSLDDYRKLLIAGELITTAPYAALTHLRKAVECWVKVRSATFKGIYDEHL, encoded by the coding sequence GTGTCTGAACCAGAGCCGTTCGTTCCGAGCCGGCACCCCAAGCCCGTGCTCGTGCCCCAGTGGGAAGATGCCGAAGAGTTCGCTGCCTGGCACATGCGCTCACTCGGGTTCACCGATGCCCTAAACACACCTGCCGGCACCGACGGGGGCGTGGACGTGCGCGCACAGGGGGCAGTCGCCCAGGTCAAGCACCACGACAAACCTGTCGGCTCGCCCGATGTGCAACAACTCCTGGGGGTCTCCCGCCGAAGTGAGACCCCGATCTTCTACTCCCTGCGCGGCTATACCCTAGCTGCCATCCAATCTGCCGCCGATGTCGTGGCCCTGTTCGCATACGACATCTACGGCCAGGCAGTTCCGGCAAACCCGGTAGCCGCCGCCTTGAACGAACGCCGCTCCGACCAGCCGGATATCGTCAGCGATCTGCGCATACGTCTTCGCGACACAGCAGCACCGCACGACCAATTGGCTGCGATGATCCTTATCGACGATCGCCGAGAAGAGGTCGCGGTTCTCGACCGAGCCGTGAGCATGGCGTGCCAAGCGTCCGGGCTAGTCGGAGACTCCGCTGCCAGGTTCGCTCTACCCGATGATGTCGAGGTGCACCTGCGTGCTTACTACGGGCTAATCATGGAGGACCTGGCCCAGATGGATGCTGGTTTTGCGCGCACCAAGCGCGAGATCACTAGACGCCGGCGGAATAGCCTCGACGTTGGGACAATCCAGCGTTCACTCGATGATTATCGAAAGTTGTTGATCGCTGGAGAGCTCATTACCACTGCTCCCTACGCGGCACTAACTCACCTCAGAAAGGCAGTGGAGTGCTGGGTGAAGGTTCGCAGTGCGACGTTCAAAGGTATCTACGACGAGCACCTCTGA
- a CDS encoding IS3 family transposase (programmed frameshift), protein MPRPYPPEFRARAIALVREGRQVKQTAKDLGIHTVTLHSWLRQDEIDQGRRPGLSSGESAELRAARGRVRQLEQEIAILRRAATWLDEEGGAGPKRAHPVIDRLVDAGAPASTCCRLLGLSRQGYYRYRKRPTSATELRRRWLTGLIREIHVASRGTYGYRRIHAELTIGMNIPCSSRLVSVLMTRAGIGGLPGPSRVERLKGIATADDLVNRKFHRLALNELWVTDITEHPTREGKIYCAAVLDACSRKIIGWAIDSKQDSTLVVNALDMATRARQPGPGPGPGPGGIVHADHGVQFTCWVFTQKIRSAGLLPSFGTVGDGLDNAMMESFWSTMQIELLNRTKWKTRIELANAIFEYIEVFYNRRRRHSSLEYATPHDYDLARTPRALTTTGS, encoded by the exons ATGCCCCGCCCGTACCCTCCTGAGTTCCGTGCACGTGCCATTGCGCTCGTGCGAGAGGGCCGCCAGGTCAAGCAGACCGCTAAAGACCTAGGTATCCATACCGTCACCCTCCACAGCTGGCTGCGTCAGGACGAAATCGACCAGGGCCGCAGACCCGGCCTGAGCAGTGGAGAATCTGCGGAGCTGCGTGCAGCACGCGGGCGCGTTCGCCAGCTCGAGCAAGAGATCGCCATCCTCCGTCGTGCGGCGACCTGGCTCGATGAGGAGGGCGGAGCCG GCCCCAAAAGGGCGCACCCGGTGATCGACCGACTCGTCGACGCCGGGGCACCCGCAAGCACCTGCTGCCGCCTACTGGGCCTCTCCCGCCAGGGCTACTACCGGTACCGAAAGCGCCCGACCAGCGCCACCGAGCTGCGCCGACGCTGGCTGACCGGCCTGATCAGGGAAATCCACGTTGCCTCCCGCGGCACCTATGGCTACCGCCGCATCCACGCCGAGCTCACCATCGGCATGAACATCCCGTGTTCCAGCCGGCTCGTTTCCGTGCTCATGACTCGCGCCGGAATCGGTGGGCTTCCAGGCCCGTCCCGAGTCGAGCGACTCAAGGGCATCGCCACAGCGGACGACCTGGTCAACCGTAAGTTCCACCGTCTCGCGCTGAACGAGCTGTGGGTCACGGACATCACCGAGCATCCCACCCGCGAGGGCAAGATCTACTGCGCCGCCGTGCTGGATGCTTGCAGCCGCAAAATCATCGGCTGGGCCATCGACTCCAAACAAGACTCCACCCTGGTCGTGAACGCTCTGGACATGGCGACCCGCGCACGTCAGCCCGGGCCCGGGCCCGGGCCCGGGCCCGGAGGGATCGTGCACGCGGACCACGGAGTCCAATTCACCTGCTGGGTCTTCACCCAGAAGATCCGTTCAGCGGGCTTGCTGCCCTCGTTCGGGACCGTGGGAGATGGTCTCGACAATGCGATGATGGAGTCGTTCTGGTCGACGATGCAGATCGAACTGCTGAACCGGACGAAATGGAAGACGCGCATTGAGCTGGCGAACGCGATCTTCGAGTACATCGAAGTGTTCTACAACCGACGTCGCCGGCACTCCTCACTCGAGTATGCGACACCGCACGACTACGACCTCGCCCGCACCCCGAGGGCACTCACCACCACCGGAAGCTAG
- a CDS encoding type II toxin-antitoxin system VapC family toxin — MAKSETPRVLLDSSALIAVIKDEPNADHVEGLLGMLDRGEVQLVESVVALAEVYKPSDHKDSAVRDRHDTKLQQIRLLLESRTVLLLDVTQPIVRKATEYRRDYRMKLPDAVHLATAALNDCDWLVTFDRDFPERLGGLKVVRLDHAEEPRDLPWRCQVEESLFDYPTGENVIQLHGSTEH, encoded by the coding sequence GTGGCGAAGAGTGAGACACCGCGCGTGCTGCTGGACTCCAGCGCACTGATCGCGGTCATCAAGGATGAGCCGAACGCGGATCATGTCGAGGGCCTGTTGGGCATGCTCGACCGTGGCGAGGTGCAGCTGGTCGAGTCGGTGGTCGCCCTGGCCGAGGTCTACAAGCCGTCTGACCACAAGGACAGCGCGGTCCGCGATCGTCATGACACCAAACTGCAGCAGATCCGCCTACTGCTGGAGTCGCGCACGGTCCTCCTGCTGGATGTCACTCAGCCCATCGTTCGAAAGGCGACAGAGTACCGGCGCGACTATCGAATGAAGCTCCCTGATGCGGTTCACCTCGCGACGGCGGCATTGAACGACTGTGACTGGTTGGTGACCTTCGACCGAGACTTTCCCGAACGCCTTGGTGGCCTGAAGGTCGTCCGCCTGGACCACGCCGAGGAGCCCAGGGACCTCCCGTGGCGGTGCCAGGTGGAGGAGAGCTTGTTCGACTACCCGACAGGCGAGAACGTCATCCAGCTGCACGGATCGACCGAGCACTGA
- a CDS encoding DUF3817 domain-containing protein has translation MTEPEATDEGSTTDAQDMRDRGAFTRYRIMAFVTGGMLLLLCLEMLLKYVVQVNGVDANGSPQPVLGTWIAFVHGWIYVVYAVTVFDLWSRMRWSFGRIALLIAGGVIPVLSFVMEQKAARWVSETLESRQQADSTP, from the coding sequence ATGACCGAACCGGAGGCCACCGACGAGGGCAGCACCACCGACGCGCAGGACATGCGCGACCGCGGCGCATTCACGCGCTACCGGATCATGGCGTTCGTGACCGGCGGGATGCTGCTGCTGCTGTGTCTGGAGATGTTGCTCAAGTACGTCGTCCAGGTCAACGGCGTGGACGCGAACGGCAGCCCCCAGCCGGTGCTGGGCACCTGGATCGCGTTCGTGCACGGCTGGATCTATGTGGTCTACGCCGTCACCGTCTTCGACCTGTGGAGCCGGATGCGGTGGAGCTTCGGGCGCATCGCCCTGCTCATCGCCGGCGGCGTGATCCCCGTGCTCTCGTTCGTGATGGAGCAGAAGGCGGCCCGCTGGGTCAGCGAGACGCTCGAGTCCCGTCAGCAGGCCGACTCGACTCCCTGA
- the guaA gene encoding glutamine-hydrolyzing GMP synthase → MSAASDIALPRPVLVVDFGAQYAQLIARRVREADVFSAIVPHTMPVADMLAKDPAAIILSGGPASVYAEGAPAVDPALFEAGVPVLGICYGFQAMATALGGHVAHTGTREYGGTTVSVDEAGTLLHGSPQAQTTWMSHGDAVHEAPAGFDVLATSPGSPVAAFENHERRLYGMQWHPEVKHSERGQQALENFLYRAAGLEASWTPGNVIADQVAAIRAQVGNAKVICGLSGGVDSSVAAALVQEAIGDQLTCVFVDHGLLRSGEAEQVEEDFVAATGVNLKVVEAADRFLDALAGVSDPETKRKIIGREFIRVFEQAAREVVADAGGSGRSVEFLVQGTLYPDVVESGGGEGAANIKSHHNVGGLPDDLQFSLIEPLRTLFKDEVRAVGLELGVPEAIVWRQPFPGPGLGIRIVGEVTAERLETLRAADAIARAELTAAGLDREIWQCPVVLLADVRSVGVQGDGRTYGHPIVLRPVSSEDAMTADWTRVPFDVLSRISTRITNEVAEVNRVVLDVTSKPPGTIEWE, encoded by the coding sequence GTGAGTGCCGCCAGTGACATCGCCCTGCCCAGGCCCGTGCTCGTCGTCGACTTCGGCGCCCAGTACGCCCAGCTGATCGCCCGCCGCGTGCGCGAGGCGGACGTCTTCTCCGCGATCGTGCCCCACACGATGCCGGTGGCGGACATGCTCGCCAAGGACCCGGCCGCGATCATCCTCTCCGGCGGCCCCGCCTCCGTCTACGCCGAGGGCGCCCCCGCCGTGGACCCCGCCCTGTTCGAGGCCGGGGTGCCGGTGCTCGGCATCTGCTACGGCTTCCAGGCCATGGCCACCGCGCTCGGCGGGCACGTGGCCCACACCGGCACCCGCGAGTACGGCGGCACCACCGTCTCGGTGGACGAGGCCGGCACGCTGCTGCACGGCTCCCCGCAGGCCCAGACCACCTGGATGAGCCACGGCGACGCGGTGCACGAGGCCCCGGCCGGCTTCGACGTGCTCGCCACCTCGCCCGGCTCCCCGGTGGCCGCCTTCGAGAACCACGAGCGCCGCCTCTACGGGATGCAGTGGCACCCCGAGGTCAAGCACTCCGAGCGCGGCCAGCAGGCCCTGGAGAACTTCCTCTACCGGGCCGCCGGCCTGGAGGCCTCCTGGACCCCCGGCAACGTCATCGCCGACCAGGTCGCCGCCATCCGCGCCCAGGTGGGCAACGCGAAGGTGATCTGCGGCCTCTCCGGCGGCGTGGACTCCTCCGTGGCCGCCGCCCTCGTGCAGGAGGCGATCGGGGACCAGCTCACCTGCGTCTTCGTCGACCACGGGCTGCTGCGCAGCGGCGAGGCCGAACAGGTCGAGGAGGACTTCGTGGCCGCCACCGGCGTCAACCTCAAGGTGGTCGAGGCCGCCGACCGGTTCCTGGACGCCCTCGCCGGGGTCAGCGACCCCGAGACCAAGCGCAAGATCATCGGCCGCGAGTTCATCCGCGTGTTCGAGCAGGCCGCCCGCGAGGTGGTCGCCGACGCCGGAGGTAGCGGACGTTCCGTCGAATTTCTTGTTCAGGGCACCCTCTACCCGGACGTGGTCGAATCCGGTGGCGGCGAGGGCGCGGCCAACATCAAGTCCCACCACAACGTCGGCGGCCTGCCCGACGACCTGCAGTTCTCCCTCATCGAGCCACTGCGCACCCTGTTCAAGGACGAGGTCCGCGCCGTCGGGCTCGAGCTCGGCGTACCCGAGGCCATCGTGTGGCGCCAGCCCTTCCCCGGCCCCGGCCTGGGCATCCGCATCGTCGGCGAGGTGACGGCCGAGCGGCTGGAGACCCTGCGCGCCGCCGACGCCATCGCCCGCGCGGAACTGACCGCCGCCGGGCTCGATCGCGAGATCTGGCAGTGCCCGGTGGTGCTGCTGGCCGACGTCCGCTCCGTGGGCGTGCAGGGGGACGGGCGCACCTACGGTCACCCGATCGTGCTGCGCCCGGTCTCCTCCGAGGACGCCATGACGGCGGACTGGACCCGCGTGCCCTTCGACGTGCTCTCCCGCATCTCCACCCGGATCACCAACGAGGTCGCCGAAGTCAACCGGGTGGTGCTGGACGTGACCAGCAAGCCGCCGGGCACCATCGAGTGGGAGTAA
- a CDS encoding glycosyltransferase, translating into MRIVHVSDCYAPRVGGIESQVEDLAAHQAGLGHAVHVLTATAGDDTTSALGRYRESLTQPSGVRLHRIASPITFGLPVHPRGRALVRRALQLLEPDVVHVHAGVVSPFAYDGARAARALDLPLALTWHSMLDGVEPLVSLGSRATGWRRAPVALSAVSAVAAERVAQALGRSDVSVVPNGLDLTPWRAVAARGERAPSGSGALRVVATQRLAPRKRAVPLIRIVAEAHRRLGRDEHGEPRIRLTLAGGGPAEHAVRTEVVETGTEDVVTVLGRIPRQTLPTLYRDHDAFIAPAELEAFGIAGLEARAAGLAVVAQAETGASEYVQHERDGLLATGDEEAVAALVRLAQDRELLARIRRHNSDVPPPMGWADVIGRAERVYARAREARGLPA; encoded by the coding sequence GTGCGCATCGTTCATGTCTCCGACTGCTACGCCCCGCGCGTGGGCGGGATCGAGAGCCAGGTCGAGGACCTGGCCGCGCACCAGGCCGGGCTCGGGCACGCCGTGCACGTGCTCACCGCCACCGCTGGCGACGACACCACGTCTGCGCTGGGCCGCTATCGCGAGTCCCTCACCCAGCCCTCGGGCGTGCGGCTGCACCGCATCGCCTCCCCGATCACCTTCGGGCTACCGGTGCACCCGCGCGGGCGGGCGCTGGTGCGCCGCGCCCTGCAGCTGCTGGAACCCGACGTCGTGCACGTGCACGCCGGCGTCGTCTCGCCCTTCGCCTACGACGGCGCCCGCGCGGCCCGGGCGCTCGACCTTCCGTTGGCCCTCACCTGGCACTCCATGCTCGACGGCGTGGAACCGCTGGTCTCCCTGGGCTCGCGGGCCACGGGCTGGCGCCGGGCCCCGGTGGCCCTCAGTGCCGTCAGCGCGGTGGCCGCCGAGCGGGTGGCCCAGGCCCTCGGGCGCTCGGACGTGTCCGTGGTCCCCAACGGACTGGACCTGACGCCCTGGCGGGCCGTGGCCGCCCGGGGCGAGCGGGCGCCGTCGGGCAGCGGGGCATTGCGGGTGGTGGCCACCCAGCGGCTGGCGCCGCGCAAGCGGGCCGTGCCCCTGATCCGCATCGTGGCCGAGGCCCACCGGCGGCTCGGACGCGACGAGCACGGCGAACCGAGGATCCGCCTCACCCTGGCCGGCGGCGGACCGGCCGAGCACGCCGTACGCACCGAGGTGGTGGAGACCGGCACCGAGGACGTCGTCACCGTGCTGGGCCGGATCCCGCGGCAGACGCTGCCCACCCTCTACCGCGACCACGACGCCTTCATCGCCCCCGCCGAGCTGGAGGCCTTCGGCATCGCCGGGCTCGAGGCGCGAGCGGCCGGGCTCGCGGTGGTGGCACAGGCCGAGACCGGCGCGAGCGAGTACGTCCAGCACGAGCGTGACGGGCTGCTGGCCACCGGGGACGAGGAGGCCGTGGCGGCGCTGGTGCGGCTCGCGCAGGACCGGGAGCTGCTGGCGCGCATCCGCCGCCACAACAGCGACGTGCCCCCGCCGATGGGGTGGGCGGACGTGATCGGGCGCGCCGAGCGGGTGTACGCCAGAGCCCGGGAGGCACGCGGCCTCCCGGCGTAG
- a CDS encoding ABC transporter substrate-binding protein, whose product MSRVTRTAAVLTASAAAVAMAACAPQAEGDAVDVADIDSATCEAEDGPLRIYLNPFGPTLSEQFTADTGIETEIADLGGGEILARIAAEANNPQWDVVMLDGHGSLQALAGQGQLLTDLAPANLANLTDEGQDLVPADRSWIPFSQHAAAVIAYNTDSLDAGESPQSWDALTDPAYAPLGMADPAVAAPAYPVVSHFFESLGSDQAEEYFTTIIDNGFNVYEKNGPVGEALISGEVPVAALQEQNVYGLMEVGEPVDFVWPESGVPGVVRAAAISAETPRPCAASKLVDWILDPGNVEYLMENGGNDGTFTPYVEGVDTSSLPADRPAEGRLLITDADFAAQNEADIKDWFANQQAR is encoded by the coding sequence ATGTCCCGAGTCACCCGCACCGCCGCCGTCCTCACCGCCTCTGCCGCCGCCGTGGCCATGGCGGCCTGCGCACCCCAGGCTGAGGGGGACGCCGTCGACGTGGCAGACATCGACTCCGCCACCTGCGAGGCGGAGGACGGCCCGTTGCGCATCTACCTCAACCCCTTCGGGCCGACGCTGAGCGAGCAGTTCACCGCGGACACCGGGATCGAGACCGAGATCGCCGACCTGGGCGGTGGCGAGATCCTCGCCCGGATCGCGGCCGAGGCGAACAACCCGCAATGGGACGTCGTGATGCTCGACGGGCACGGCAGCCTCCAGGCACTCGCCGGTCAGGGTCAGCTCCTGACCGACCTCGCTCCCGCCAACCTGGCGAACCTCACCGACGAGGGCCAGGACCTCGTGCCGGCGGATCGCTCGTGGATCCCGTTCAGCCAGCACGCGGCCGCCGTGATCGCGTACAACACCGACAGCCTGGACGCCGGCGAGAGCCCTCAGAGCTGGGATGCGCTGACCGATCCGGCCTACGCGCCGCTGGGCATGGCCGACCCGGCCGTCGCCGCACCCGCCTACCCGGTCGTCTCCCACTTCTTCGAGAGCCTCGGCTCGGACCAGGCCGAGGAGTACTTCACCACGATCATCGACAACGGGTTCAACGTCTACGAGAAGAACGGTCCGGTGGGCGAGGCGCTCATCTCGGGGGAGGTGCCGGTCGCTGCCCTGCAGGAGCAGAACGTGTACGGCCTCATGGAGGTTGGCGAGCCCGTCGACTTCGTGTGGCCCGAGTCGGGTGTGCCGGGCGTCGTGCGGGCAGCCGCGATCAGCGCCGAGACTCCCCGCCCGTGTGCGGCCTCGAAGCTCGTCGACTGGATCCTGGACCCGGGCAACGTGGAGTACCTCATGGAGAACGGCGGCAACGACGGCACCTTCACCCCCTACGTCGAGGGTGTGGACACCTCATCCCTGCCCGCCGACCGCCCCGCCGAGGGCCGCTTGCTGATCACCGACGCCGACTTCGCCGCCCAGAACGAGGCGGACATCAAGGACTGGTTCGCCAACCAGCAGGCACGCTAG
- a CDS encoding ABC transporter permease encodes MTLTQTRNRSEPLAPARSRHVPAGEVLGWALTAVLVVLIGVPLVFVLLQAVFPGIGLTTTWGFQPELLGEIADRPLWQRSLSNSLVLAFGSMLLGGSLGFSLALLRHSVRFPGARLLDGAAWVLLVSPSFILAQGWVMFASPSGVAANSLGMPWVADLVFTPGGLIVVMSLTQYPLAYLAVSAALHWDDANYRHAAALSGARGWTIMRTIRMPLLAPAALSGAVLVFVDVIGDFGLPAALSASYNFPTLPYSIYASVRQSPVRFELAGVLSLYLVLILAVAIIAYMRLLRRGRFDFLTGQSSTVATPVAKHPRLWSGVTVLVLILTLGLPLSSSLQVSLSQSISGGLTPENFTLEHYAAFLDPGSGMRLLEGAGNSLMIAVAVAILTTVLGFLIGVVLTFTSFRGRMVIDVAGTVALAIPGIVLAVGYIFVWNQPVLSDLGIGLYGQPVLLVLAGVATAVPIAVRLQLGALAQIPVSFLHSAALAGVPLLSRLRTILVPLLAPALLSALVAIFASSVFDLAASTMLAPPDFATLPVEILLEYDRGHYGSATAGAIVTAAVVVTLAGISTALGRRLIRSQQNRTGTP; translated from the coding sequence GTGACTCTCACGCAGACGCGGAACAGGTCAGAACCGCTCGCACCCGCCCGCTCCCGCCATGTCCCTGCCGGTGAGGTCCTCGGCTGGGCGCTCACCGCCGTGCTCGTCGTCCTCATCGGCGTCCCGCTCGTGTTCGTCCTGCTGCAGGCCGTCTTCCCGGGGATCGGCCTGACCACCACGTGGGGATTCCAGCCGGAGCTGCTCGGTGAGATCGCGGACCGGCCGCTCTGGCAGCGCTCGTTGAGCAATTCGCTGGTGCTGGCCTTCGGCTCCATGCTGCTGGGCGGAAGCCTGGGCTTCTCCCTCGCCCTGCTGCGGCACAGCGTGCGCTTCCCGGGAGCACGACTGCTCGACGGCGCCGCGTGGGTACTGCTGGTCAGCCCCTCGTTCATCCTTGCCCAGGGCTGGGTGATGTTCGCCTCGCCCTCCGGTGTCGCCGCGAACAGCCTGGGCATGCCGTGGGTCGCCGATCTCGTCTTCACCCCCGGTGGCCTGATCGTCGTGATGAGCCTGACGCAGTACCCGCTCGCCTATCTCGCCGTGAGTGCGGCGCTTCACTGGGACGACGCCAACTACCGGCACGCGGCTGCCCTGAGTGGTGCGCGCGGGTGGACCATCATGCGCACGATCCGCATGCCCCTGCTCGCTCCGGCGGCACTGAGCGGCGCCGTGCTCGTCTTCGTCGACGTCATCGGCGATTTCGGTCTGCCCGCCGCACTCTCCGCGTCCTACAACTTCCCGACGTTGCCCTATTCGATCTATGCCTCGGTGCGCCAGAGCCCGGTGCGCTTCGAGCTGGCAGGAGTGCTCTCGCTCTACCTGGTGCTCATCCTCGCGGTGGCGATCATCGCCTACATGCGCCTGTTGCGACGCGGCCGCTTCGACTTCCTCACCGGGCAGTCCTCGACGGTCGCCACCCCTGTGGCCAAGCATCCGCGGCTGTGGTCCGGGGTGACGGTGCTGGTGCTCATCCTGACCCTCGGGCTCCCGTTGAGCTCGTCCCTGCAGGTCTCCCTCTCGCAGTCGATCTCAGGGGGACTGACGCCGGAGAACTTCACGCTCGAGCACTACGCCGCGTTCTTGGATCCCGGATCCGGGATGCGGTTGCTCGAGGGTGCCGGCAACAGCCTGATGATCGCCGTCGCAGTGGCGATCCTCACCACCGTGCTGGGCTTCCTCATCGGGGTGGTGCTGACGTTCACCTCCTTCCGCGGCCGGATGGTGATCGATGTCGCCGGCACCGTGGCGCTCGCCATCCCTGGCATCGTGCTCGCCGTCGGGTACATCTTCGTGTGGAACCAGCCGGTGCTCTCGGATCTCGGGATCGGCCTCTACGGCCAACCGGTTCTCCTCGTGCTCGCGGGGGTGGCCACCGCGGTGCCGATCGCGGTGCGGCTGCAATTGGGCGCACTCGCCCAGATCCCCGTGAGCTTCCTGCACTCGGCTGCGCTCGCCGGCGTTCCGCTGCTGAGCCGGCTGCGCACGATCCTCGTTCCGCTCCTCGCCCCGGCCCTGCTCTCAGCACTGGTCGCGATCTTCGCCTCCAGCGTGTTCGATCTGGCGGCGAGCACCATGCTCGCGCCCCCCGACTTCGCCACGCTGCCGGTGGAGATCCTGCTGGAGTACGACCGCGGCCACTACGGCTCCGCCACGGCGGGCGCCATCGTCACCGCCGCCGTGGTCGTGACCCTGGCCGGCATCTCCACCGCCCTCGGACGCCGACTGATCCGCAGCCAACAGAACCGAACGGGGACCCCGTGA
- a CDS encoding ABC transporter ATP-binding protein, whose product MSTHPADLTIENLSKGYPGAGGTVPALEELSVCVDSGSTLAVLGPSGCGKSTLLRLIAGIEAPDAGRIVLGGRELSRLDLTVDADRRGINMVFQNYALWPHLRVRDIIGYGLLHGRHRTDRARREAKVAELVELLQLAGLEDRRPAEISGGQQQRVAIARALATEPDLLLFDEPLSNLDVQLRATMRTDLATLLRRLSTTAVYVTHDVTEALALADRILVLDHGRAVQLDTARAVFSRPATPWVAAMAGFSSRLVPQRVDRAAGEARVILGDETLLGQACGDGSGGPDGTNRSPQVFIHPDAVRLVYGLPAGAAGTVSGVVTACVYEGRAYRVTVQIPDAGTVSLLAPSSLEPETRVALSIDPDGVLVFGRAA is encoded by the coding sequence ATGAGTACCCACCCCGCAGACCTCACGATCGAGAATCTCAGCAAGGGCTATCCGGGTGCCGGCGGCACCGTTCCGGCGCTGGAGGAGCTATCGGTCTGCGTCGATTCCGGAAGTACGCTCGCGGTGCTGGGGCCCAGCGGTTGCGGGAAGTCGACACTGCTGCGGCTGATCGCCGGGATCGAAGCGCCCGACGCCGGTCGCATCGTGCTCGGTGGCAGGGAACTCTCGCGGCTCGACCTCACGGTCGACGCGGACCGACGCGGAATCAACATGGTGTTCCAGAACTACGCCCTCTGGCCTCATCTGCGTGTGCGGGACATCATCGGCTACGGCCTCCTCCACGGACGGCACCGCACCGATCGGGCGAGGCGGGAGGCGAAAGTCGCCGAACTCGTGGAGCTGTTGCAACTCGCGGGGCTCGAGGACCGCCGGCCGGCAGAGATCTCGGGTGGTCAGCAACAGCGCGTCGCCATCGCGCGGGCGCTCGCCACCGAGCCTGACCTCCTGCTCTTCGACGAGCCGCTGTCCAACCTCGACGTGCAGTTGCGCGCGACCATGCGCACCGATCTCGCCACCCTGTTGCGCCGCCTGTCCACGACGGCCGTCTATGTCACCCACGACGTGACCGAGGCACTGGCGCTGGCCGACCGCATCCTGGTGCTCGATCACGGCAGAGCGGTCCAGCTCGATACGGCGCGAGCGGTCTTCTCGAGGCCTGCCACGCCGTGGGTCGCGGCGATGGCCGGTTTCAGCTCGCGGCTGGTCCCGCAGCGCGTGGATCGAGCCGCGGGAGAAGCGCGAGTGATCCTCGGCGACGAGACCCTGCTGGGCCAAGCATGCGGGGACGGCTCGGGCGGACCGGACGGCACGAACAGGTCGCCCCAGGTCTTCATCCATCCCGACGCGGTGCGGCTGGTCTACGGCCTGCCTGCCGGAGCGGCGGGTACGGTCAGCGGCGTCGTCACGGCGTGCGTCTACGAAGGGCGTGCCTATCGGGTGACCGTGCAGATTCCCGACGCCGGTACGGTCAGCCTCCTCGCGCCGAGCAGTCTCGAGCCGGAGACGCGCGTGGCCCTGAGCATCGACCCCGATGGGGTTCTCGTCTTCGGACGTGCGGCGTGA
- a CDS encoding cob(I)yrinic acid a,c-diamide adenosyltransferase has protein sequence MSGPHVTSRPTSGIVMLFVGEGWGKSAAAYGYASRSIGRGWRTLVVQFLKGASWNAAERASGRRLGIEWPVFTRGATWAQDRPEHLGEEAWAVGREAILGGDHGLVVLDEITHAIAAGWVNEREVVETIAARPATTSVIMTGRTASRRVRGVADTVTRFERAKHQEKRGILD, from the coding sequence ATGTCCGGGCCGCATGTGACCTCGCGGCCGACGAGTGGAATCGTCATGCTCTTCGTCGGTGAGGGCTGGGGGAAGAGCGCCGCGGCCTACGGGTATGCCAGCCGCAGCATCGGCCGCGGGTGGCGCACGCTGGTCGTGCAGTTCCTCAAAGGGGCGTCGTGGAATGCGGCCGAGCGAGCATCGGGCCGCCGGCTCGGCATCGAATGGCCGGTGTTCACCCGCGGAGCCACGTGGGCCCAGGATCGCCCCGAACACCTGGGGGAGGAAGCCTGGGCGGTCGGCCGGGAGGCGATTCTCGGCGGAGACCATGGCCTGGTGGTGCTCGACGAGATCACCCACGCGATCGCCGCGGGCTGGGTGAACGAGCGTGAGGTCGTCGAGACGATCGCGGCCCGCCCGGCCACCACGAGCGTCATCATGACCGGTCGCACGGCCTCTCGCCGGGTCCGGGGTGTCGCCGACACCGTCACCAGATTCGAGCGTGCGAAGCATCAGGAGAAGCGAGGAATTCTTGACTGA
- a CDS encoding NUDIX hydrolase, protein MTETVDDIRVLAAGGLLIRTCAESSAVGTLLIHRPRHGDWSFPKGKLDPGETLEQAALREVYEETALRCELGSWLGVVDYPLSGGGLKRTTYWLMQPRSDDGFIAGAEVDAVRWLPLEDAAEVVTHPLDRALARRAVAALES, encoded by the coding sequence TTGACTGAGACAGTCGATGACATCCGCGTTCTCGCCGCGGGCGGCCTCCTCATCCGCACCTGCGCAGAGTCCTCCGCCGTGGGGACCCTCCTCATCCACCGGCCCCGCCACGGCGACTGGTCCTTCCCGAAAGGAAAGCTCGACCCCGGCGAGACGCTCGAACAGGCTGCACTGCGCGAGGTGTACGAGGAGACGGCCTTGCGTTGCGAGCTCGGGTCCTGGCTCGGGGTGGTCGACTACCCGCTCTCCGGCGGTGGTCTCAAGCGCACCACCTACTGGCTCATGCAGCCCCGCTCCGACGACGGGTTCATCGCCGGAGCGGAGGTGGACGCCGTGCGCTGGCTCCCCCTCGAGGACGCCGCCGAGGTGGTAACGCACCCACTCGATCGCGCGCTCGCACGCAGAGCGGTTGCGGCCCTGGAGTCCTAG